CCTGCCGGGCGATGTCGTCCATCGACAGGGCGTCGTAGGAGGTGTCGGCGAACAACCTCCGCCCGATCGCGATGAGTTCGGCACGGCGCGCCAGCGAGCGCTCGGTGCCGCGGGCTCTGGGACGCGCGGCAGGCTGTTGACTGATATTCAATTTCGACCCTGGTTCCAACGGGCGGCGAGGCGGGACATCCGCAGTATGGCAGGCCGGAGGGCCGGGTCATGGGTCAGGTCACAGCACGCCGCGTCAGGTCACAGCAGCCCGAGCTGGGTCACGAGCATCGCGAGGACCACGACGAGGGTCCAGCCCGCGACATGCTCGACGATCTTCGGGCCGTCGTCCTGAGGGCCGCCGGTGCGGACGCCGGCTGCGGTGACTGAGTGCGCGGTCATGTCTTCTCGCTGGTTCGGTGGTGCGGACGGACTTCCCCGGAGGGTTCGTCCACTTTGCCACCGGGAGCGGCTTGTGCGGCCGAGAGCTTGGTCACACGGGCACGCCCACGGCTGTCAGCGCCTGGCGCTGGGCCGCGCTCGGGCGTGCTGGGAAGTACAGGTAGCAGACACCGCCGGTGCCGGAGACGACCTTGCCGGAGGCGTTGTACCGCTTGGTCCGCAGCCAGATGTTCTCGTACTCCCGCCGCCGGTAGACGCGCCGCACGGCCTCGTTGCTCGCCGAGAAGGGGTCGTTGGCGATCACGTCGCCGTCGGCGGTGAAGCCGATGACGGTCATGAGGTGCCCGGCGGTGCCGTACCCGGCGCCGGTCAGCTCCTCCTTCAGGAAGGACTGGGAGGTGATGGCCGGGATGCCCGCCGCGATCAGCGTCTCCAGGGCGGTGAGCGAGCCGAGCCGGGTGACCACGCCCTGGAGGTCCTTGAACGTGGCCGCGTAGGCGGCGTTGAACGGCCAGTTGCCGCAGCCGGCGTACTGGTAGTCGTAGGTGAAGCGGGCCGCGTGGCACACCTGGGGATCGGTGTACGACGGATCCACCCAGGCCAGTTGCTCCGGGGTGAGCCGGCCGCCCCAGTACTCGACGATCATCTGGGAGGACGTCGGGCTGCACCAGGCCTCGCCGCCGTTGTCGTACTCGGGGTACCGGCCCTTGTGGATCTCCTGCGAGTACCGCGGGACGACCAGTTCCCTGGCGAGGCCGGGCGCGGAGGCCGGGACGGTGAACCGGTCGGGTACGTCGGAGCCCATCGCGCCGAGCCGCCACACGGTGGGCGTGGCCTTGGTGCCGGGCTTGCGGTAGAGGGTCAGGCGCAGCCGGTACGAGGCGAGGCGCAGGCCTGTCGACGGGTCGTCGATCGACAGGGTGTCGGTCCAGACGGTGCTCCTGCCGTCGCTCTGGTCGTCGACCGAGGTGCGCCGGATGTCCTGGTCGCCGGCCGCCCAGCGGCCCATCACGTACCAGGGAGAGCTGGTGCCGTCGGTGTAGGTGGCCTTGATCTCCGCCTGGAGCCAGGTGCCGGCCGGGGTGCGCGCGTTCCAGGAGACGATCGCCTCCGTCGCGGGGACGGCGAGCCAGTGGGCCGGGGACGTCCAGGTGCCGTACTCCCAGCGGGCGGTGGTGCCGGTGTGCGGGTCCGTGTAGTCGGTGGTTCCGGCGGGCCTCGCGATCACCACACCTGGGCGGGCGCCCGCGACGGCGCGGGTGCCCTTGGCGGTGCCGCCGTACCAGTCGCCGTACGAGGTCCAGGCCCGGTTGTCCACGGTGCGGGCCGGGACCGCCCGGGCGGGATCCGCGGTGTCGGTCGTCATGGGCTCCTCGGGGTCGGCGGCCGCCGGACCCGCGCCTGCCGTGACGGCGGCGGCGACCGCGGCGGCCAGGACGGTTCTGCGGGAGGGCTGTTCGGCTCTGCGCATGGCGGGGACCCCCGGAAGTCGGAGTCGGGCTGGGAAGCGGAGCAGGTCCGTGGCACGGTCGGTCGCACGCGTGTATGCGCCACATGGGAGCACAGCCTGCCGGGTCCCGCCAGCACTTCGACCCGCGCCACGCCCACCAATATTGGCATCGACCACTGGCACGCGCCGAGGGTGCCGTCGTTAGAGTGCTGCGCGAGATGAGTCCACCCTTCCGCCCCGCACCGGGACCCGCCGTCCGTGACCTGGCCTCCCGGATCCGCCGCCTCCCCCCTTCCTGCGGCCCGGTCCGTCTCGTCGGCGTCGACGGGCACGCCGGCTCCGGAAAGACCACGTTCGCCGAGCAGTTGGCCGCAGCGCTGGGCGGCGCGCCGGTGCTGCGCCTCGACGACATCGCCACCCACGACGAACTGTTCGACTGGACCGGGCGCCTGCTGGAGCAGGTGATCGAGCCGCTGGCCCTCGGCCGGACCGCGCACTACGCCCCCTACGACTGGCAGGCCCGCCACTTCGGTGCGCCGCGCCCCCTGCCGCCCGCTCCGGTGATCCTCGTGGAGGGCGTCGGCGCGGGACGCCGGGCGCTGCGGCCCCACCTGGCCCTGCTGGTGTGGATGGAACTGCCCCGCGAGGAGGCCTGGGCGCGGGGACGGTCGCGGGACGGTGAGGAACAGCGGGAGTTCTGGGACGGATGGGTCCCGGCGGAACGCCGGCATTTCGCCGACGATCCCTCGCGGCCGTTCGCCGATCTCCTGGTACGACAGCGAGAGAAGGGGTACGAGGTGGTTCCGGGACCTGCGGGGACCGCTGGACCGGGACCAGTCCCTCACGTACGGTGACGGACCGCCCGCAGTGTGCTGAACCTGTGAAGGGCCTTGCGGGACAACTTGCCGGAGTGGTTCAACTCGGCTTGACCGGGGGACCGTACAGGTCTTACGTTCTCAATGTGCGGCCATTCGAGCCGCCCACAGACGCGAAGCCCCCGGTTGTTCCCCCGTGATCGGGGGCTTCGTTCTGTCTTCTTCCGTTTTTCCGGGCGCCGCGCGGCGCCGAATGCTCACCCTCGGTCACCGTGCAGGAGTGTGCCGCATCCGCTCCCACCTCGCCGAACGCCCCGTGCGGCACCCTACGGGGGGGCCGCCCCCGCAGGTACGATGCCCTCGTTGCGACCTACGGACGGTTGCTTCGCGCACCTTGCAACTCCGGTCCGTGGCACAGCGGTTCGAGCAGGGCAGCCGACTGGGGGGCGGCTCGTTGGCATACCGACGGGGGCACGGTTCGTGGGGGACGTGATGGACTTCGGCACGCAGGGCCCGCAGGCCCCGGCCGACCTCGCCTGGCTGCGAGGCGTGGACGCCTACACCATGGGCGCCTATCCGCAGGCGGAGGAGGAGTTCCGCGCCGCCGTGCGGATGGACTCCGGTATGGCCGACGGCTGGCTCGGGCTGCACGCGCTGCGCGTCGACACGACGACCGCGCTGCTCCGGATGTTCCGGCACCGGGACCGCTTCGGGGAACAGCGCGCCCGCTATCGCCGCACCCTCAACTCCTGGTACTGGCTGGGCTGGTGGGTGCAGCCCGTGCTGGAGAGCCCCCGTGATCTGCTGCTCGCGCACGCCTCCCACTGGCTGGACGGGCGCCACGTCCCCGAGCTGGACCGCGCCCTCGCCGGGCTGCCGCCGGTGGACACCGACGCCCACGTCCGCTTCCTGCACGCCTGCCGCGCCTATCTGGTCAAGGACTGGGAGCAGCTGGTCCGCCACACCGACCCGCTCCTCGACGACCCGATGCTCGGCATCGAGGCGGGCCTGTTCGGCGGCATGGCCCGGGTCCGCCTGGAGATGTACGGGCAGGCCGAACCACTGCTGTCCGCCGCGCTGATGCGCTGCCGCAGCGAGCAGCCGCAACGCAAGGAGCTGCGCTACTGGCTGGCCCGGGCGCACGAGGGCACGGGCCGCAGCGCCGCGGCGCTCCCCCTGTACCGGGCCGTGCACCGCGTCGACCCCGCCTTCATGGACACCTCGGCCCGGCTCGCCGCGATCGCCGAGGGCGACGGGTACGACGACTCCACGGACCTCGCGGCGATCACGCTCACCGGCGCCGGCCAGGACGCCGTGGACGGCCCCGAAGGATTCGACCCGCTCTTCGGCACCGATGGCCGCGACGTACGACTGCCCGATCCCGAACCGCCGGCCTCCGCTCCCCTGCCTCCGGTCACCGACCCCGCGGTGCGCTCGCGGACCGGCCCGCCGCCGTCGCTGCCCGCCGGGCCCACCGACCCCGCCCTACTCGAGGAGGCGCTCGCCGAGCTGGAGCGCATGGTGGGACTGGAGCCGGTGAAACGCCAGGTCAAGGCGCTGTCGGCACAGCTGAACATGGCCCGGCTGCGGGCCGGGCAGGGCCTGCCGGTCCAGCCGCCCAAGCGGCACTTCGTCTTCTCCGGCCCCTCCGGCACCGGCAAGACCACCGTCGCCCGCATCCTCGGCCGCGTCTTCTACGCCCTCGGCCTGCTCGGCGGCGACCATCTCGTGGAGGCACAGCGGGCCGACCTGGTCGGCGAGTACCTCGGGCAGACGGCCGTGAAGGCCAACGAACTGATCGACTCGGCGCTCGGTGGCGTGCTCTTCGTCGACGAGGCGTACTCGCTGTCCAACTCGGGCTACGGCAAGGGGGACGCGTACGGCGACGAGGCGCTCCAGGTGCTGCTGAAGCGGGCCGAGGACAACCGCGACCATCTCGTGGTGATCCTGGCCGGCTACCCCGAGGGCATGGACCGCCTGCTCGCCGCCAACCCCGGGCTGTCCTCCCGTTTCACCACCCGCGTCGACTTCCCCTCCTACCGGCCCCTCGAACTCACCGAGATCGGCAAGGTGCTCGCCGCGGAGAACGGCGACCTGTGGGACGAGGAGGCCCTCGACGAACTGCGGTCCATCGCCGGGCATGTGGTGGACCAGGGGTGGATCGACGAGCTGGGCAACGGGCGGTTCCTGCGGACGCTGTACGAGAAGAGCTGCGCGTACCGGGATCTGCGGTTGTCCGTGTATCCCGGGGTGCTGGGACGGGAGGATCTGGCGACATTGCGGTTGCCGGACCTGATGCAGGCGTACGGGGAGGTGCTGTCCGGGCGGGGGCCGCAGGATCCGCCCGGACTGTAACCCGCTGAGCCTGCGGGCAGTCGTGCCGCTTGGGGCGGCACCCGTCCCACAGAGGGCGGCACCCCGTGACGCCGGGCTGCGCACCCACCGGCCTTGGCTACGTCGCCAGTACCTCCTCGCCGGACCTCGGCTCGGTCAGCCTCACTTCCCGCACCTCTCGATGCGCAGGATCCCGCACCTCCCCCACCAACAGCTCCAGCACATCCTCCAGCGCCACCAGCCCGAGCACCTTCCCGGACCCGTCGGCCACCTGGGCCAGATGCGTCGCCGCCCGCCGCATCACCGTCAGCGCGTCGTCCAACGGCAACTCGGACCGCAGCGTCGTCATGGGCCGCCACAACTGCTGCGGCACGGCCCGGTCGGAGTGCTCCAGGTCGAGGACGTCCTTGACGTGCAGGTAGCCCATGAACGCACCGTTGTCCGCGGCGACCGGGAACCGGGAGTACCCGGTGCGAGCGGTGAGCTCGACGATGCGGCCGGGGGTGACCGACGGGCTGACCGTCACCAGTGACTCGCGCATCAGCAGGACGTCCGTCACCGGGCGGGAGCCCAGTTCCAGGGCGTCCTCCAGGCTTTCGGCCTCCTCGGGATCGAGCAGGCCCGCCTGGCCGGCGTCCTCCACCAGCCGGTTGAGCTGCTCACTGGTGAAGACGGCCTCGACCTCGTCCCTGGGCTCGACGTGGAAGAGCCGCAGGATGCCCTGGGAGCAGGCCCCGAGGGCGGCGGTGATCGGCCTGCAGAAGCGGGCGAACCAGACCAGGCCGGGGCTGAGCCACAGCGCGGCCTTCTCGGGCGCCGCCATCGCCAGGTTCTTCGGGACCATCTCGCCGATGACGAGGTGGAAGAAGACCACGGCGGCGAGGGCGATGACGTAGGTGAGCGGGTGGATCATGCCGTGCGGCAGGTGGACCCACTCGAAGAGGGGCTCCAGGAGGTGCGCGACGGTCGGTTCGGCGACCGCCCCGAGCGTGAGGGAGCAGATCGTGATGCCGAACTGGGCGGCCGCCATCATCTGCGGCAGCCGCTCCAGGCCGTAGAGGACCTGCCGGGCGCGGGCCGTGCCGAGGGGTTCGATCTGGCTGCGGCGTACGGAGACGAGCGCGAACTCGGCGCCGACGAAGAAGCCGTTGGCGAGCACCAGGAGTGCGGCGAAGGTCAGTTGGAGCACGCTCATCGGGCGGCCTCCACCACGGCGACGGGGGCCGTCCTGACCAGCCGGACCCGCTCGGCGCGGTAGTGGCCGACCTGGCGTACCGACAGCCGCCAGCCGGGCAGTTCCGCCTTGTCACCGACGGCCGGGATGCGGCCCAGCAGGTCGGCGATCAGACCCGCGACGGTCTCGTACGGGCCTTCGGGCACCTCCAGGCCTATGCGCTGGAGGATGTCGACCCGGCAGCTGCCGTCGACGTCCCAGGCGAGCCTGCCGTCCTCCGGCGGTGCGGAGGCCAGCTCGGGCAGGTCGTGTCCGTCGTGCTCGTCGCGGACCTCGCCGACGATCTCCTCGACGATGTCCTCCAGCGTGACGACACCGGCCGTGCCGCCGTACTCGTCGACGACGACCGCGATCGGCTGCTCGCTGCGCAGGCGGGCGAGCAGCGGCCGTACCGGCAGCGTCTCGGGGACGAGCAGCGCCGGGCGGGCGATGCGGCCGACGGGGGTGCGCAGCCGGTCCTCCACGGGTACCGCCAGGGCGTCCTTGAGGTGGACCATGCCGACGACCTCGTCGATCCTCTCCCGGTAGACGGGGAAGCGGGACAGGCCGGTGGCGCGGGTCAGGTTGACCACGTCCTCGGCGGTGGCCGAGGACTGCAGGGCGCTGACCTTCACACGCGGCGTCATCACGTGCTGCGCGGTCAGCTCGCCCAGCGACAGGGTCCGGACGAAGAGGTCGGCCGTGTCCTGTTCCAGGGCGCCGGCCCGGGCCGAGTGACGGGCGAGGGAGACGAGTTCGCCGGGAGTGCGGGCGGAGGCCAGTTCCTCGGCGGGCTCGAAGCCCAGGGCGCGCACGAGCCGGTTCGCGACGGCGTTGAGGCCGGCGATGACCGGCCGGAACAGCCGTGCGAAGGCGTGCTGCGGGCCCGCGACGAAGCGCGCGACCTGGAGCGGCCTGGACACGGCCCAGTTCTTGGGCAGGAGCTCGCCGATCACCATCTGCACGGCGGAGGCCAGGAGCATGCCGACGACGACCGTGACACCGGAGACGGCCCCCGTGGGGACGCCGATCGAGGTGAACGGGCCGTGCAGCAGCTCGGCGAGCGCCGGTTCGGCGAGCATGCCGACGACGAGGGAGGTGATGGTGATGCCCAGCTGAGTCCCGGAGAGCTGGAAGGACAGCTCCTTGAGCGACTCGACGACGCGGTGGGCGCGCCGGTCGCCCTCGGCGGCGGCCTTCTCGGCCTCCGGCCGCTCGACCGTGACGAGTCCGAACTCGGCCGCCACGAAGAATCCGTTGGCGAGAATCAGCAGGAACGCGGCTGCCAGGAGCAGCAGGGGGATGGTCATGATGCCGCCGCCTCCGCACGGTCGCGGACACGGTCCGCGCTATGTCGGCAGGGGGCGGCGCAGGTACTGCAGGACGATCCGTCCATCGCCGGAGGGGGTCACTCCTCGGTTAGCAGGTGCCTCTGTGCACCGGGCGGGCAACAGGGGCGGAGGCGCATCCGTCGCGCCTCCGCCAACAGATTAATCAAGACACGGCCCGGTGCGGCAGTGGCGACCGCCCTGTGGATCCGCCGAGTCAGCCCCGAGGCTGTTTCGGGTCCGCGACGGAACGGGCCTCGGCGAGCGCCC
The genomic region above belongs to Streptomyces coeruleorubidus and contains:
- a CDS encoding peptidase C39 family protein, with the translated sequence MRRAEQPSRRTVLAAAVAAAVTAGAGPAAADPEEPMTTDTADPARAVPARTVDNRAWTSYGDWYGGTAKGTRAVAGARPGVVIARPAGTTDYTDPHTGTTARWEYGTWTSPAHWLAVPATEAIVSWNARTPAGTWLQAEIKATYTDGTSSPWYVMGRWAAGDQDIRRTSVDDQSDGRSTVWTDTLSIDDPSTGLRLASYRLRLTLYRKPGTKATPTVWRLGAMGSDVPDRFTVPASAPGLARELVVPRYSQEIHKGRYPEYDNGGEAWCSPTSSQMIVEYWGGRLTPEQLAWVDPSYTDPQVCHAARFTYDYQYAGCGNWPFNAAYAATFKDLQGVVTRLGSLTALETLIAAGIPAITSQSFLKEELTGAGYGTAGHLMTVIGFTADGDVIANDPFSASNEAVRRVYRRREYENIWLRTKRYNASGKVVSGTGGVCYLYFPARPSAAQRQALTAVGVPV
- a CDS encoding hemolysin family protein: MSVLQLTFAALLVLANGFFVGAEFALVSVRRSQIEPLGTARARQVLYGLERLPQMMAAAQFGITICSLTLGAVAEPTVAHLLEPLFEWVHLPHGMIHPLTYVIALAAVVFFHLVIGEMVPKNLAMAAPEKAALWLSPGLVWFARFCRPITAALGACSQGILRLFHVEPRDEVEAVFTSEQLNRLVEDAGQAGLLDPEEAESLEDALELGSRPVTDVLLMRESLVTVSPSVTPGRIVELTARTGYSRFPVAADNGAFMGYLHVKDVLDLEHSDRAVPQQLWRPMTTLRSELPLDDALTVMRRAATHLAQVADGSGKVLGLVALEDVLELLVGEVRDPAHREVREVRLTEPRSGEEVLAT
- a CDS encoding hemolysin family protein → MTIPLLLLAAAFLLILANGFFVAAEFGLVTVERPEAEKAAAEGDRRAHRVVESLKELSFQLSGTQLGITITSLVVGMLAEPALAELLHGPFTSIGVPTGAVSGVTVVVGMLLASAVQMVIGELLPKNWAVSRPLQVARFVAGPQHAFARLFRPVIAGLNAVANRLVRALGFEPAEELASARTPGELVSLARHSARAGALEQDTADLFVRTLSLGELTAQHVMTPRVKVSALQSSATAEDVVNLTRATGLSRFPVYRERIDEVVGMVHLKDALAVPVEDRLRTPVGRIARPALLVPETLPVRPLLARLRSEQPIAVVVDEYGGTAGVVTLEDIVEEIVGEVRDEHDGHDLPELASAPPEDGRLAWDVDGSCRVDILQRIGLEVPEGPYETVAGLIADLLGRIPAVGDKAELPGWRLSVRQVGHYRAERVRLVRTAPVAVVEAAR
- a CDS encoding SCO1431 family membrane protein, which translates into the protein MTAHSVTAAGVRTGGPQDDGPKIVEHVAGWTLVVVLAMLVTQLGLL
- a CDS encoding AAA family ATPase — its product is MDFGTQGPQAPADLAWLRGVDAYTMGAYPQAEEEFRAAVRMDSGMADGWLGLHALRVDTTTALLRMFRHRDRFGEQRARYRRTLNSWYWLGWWVQPVLESPRDLLLAHASHWLDGRHVPELDRALAGLPPVDTDAHVRFLHACRAYLVKDWEQLVRHTDPLLDDPMLGIEAGLFGGMARVRLEMYGQAEPLLSAALMRCRSEQPQRKELRYWLARAHEGTGRSAAALPLYRAVHRVDPAFMDTSARLAAIAEGDGYDDSTDLAAITLTGAGQDAVDGPEGFDPLFGTDGRDVRLPDPEPPASAPLPPVTDPAVRSRTGPPPSLPAGPTDPALLEEALAELERMVGLEPVKRQVKALSAQLNMARLRAGQGLPVQPPKRHFVFSGPSGTGKTTVARILGRVFYALGLLGGDHLVEAQRADLVGEYLGQTAVKANELIDSALGGVLFVDEAYSLSNSGYGKGDAYGDEALQVLLKRAEDNRDHLVVILAGYPEGMDRLLAANPGLSSRFTTRVDFPSYRPLELTEIGKVLAAENGDLWDEEALDELRSIAGHVVDQGWIDELGNGRFLRTLYEKSCAYRDLRLSVYPGVLGREDLATLRLPDLMQAYGEVLSGRGPQDPPGL